A genomic segment from Spirosoma sp. SC4-14 encodes:
- a CDS encoding TonB-dependent receptor has translation MWLKITGFLSFITTGITLAQTPTGVSSQPVPAQSSQPATTPVGEAALKGNAKISGYVVDSTLTKVVEYANIAVYNTATNKLVDGAVADDKGKFTLTKVAPGTYKLLISFLGYNAKPIDNVVIAKGQIKDLGVIRLSASTRTLNEVTVAGKKALVEDKVDRLVYNADVDLAAKGGDATDILKKVPMLSVDLSGNVSLQGNANVRVLINNKPSSILAGNLADALRQIPADLIKTVEVITSPSAKYDAEGSGGIINIITKKNTLQGLHLDVDGGVGNRASTLGLNGSFRKGKLGVNLNGNGRGVYNKSGSDLAQTTFLGESIAPVRTRQHSDGFDNGLFGQYALGLDYDIAKNQSLTGGVRFGVRNLSRDQHLATSLLSGDIVKAPTRRDVNSQDLSNSVDMNIDYLHTYPGTGDGPTRELNISTQYSQNHLTNNFDANNLDTLGILTTRQRNLNFNTSQEFVLQLDYQTPISQTQQVEFGAKETYRRVNSQYQYLLAGPTSEYSVDSQRPDGSLVYDQNIGAAYVSYTLTTYDKITIKAGTRYEYTSIEASAGKQGAISIPNYGKLVPSINLSKKLNESTTIKLAYNRRIQRPNVQDLNPNFNAANPYNVSIGNPYLKPEITDRIEFGYSTYVKKTYLNLTLYTRLNRDDIQSISQRSDTLIGAVVSRRTNIGKEYNYGTNLFATVNITPRWSVNTNLDIMYRYISGFALDVSGLSIPLSNTGIRWGGRFDSQIQFDKGWAIQANIGYRGKDIALQGYRIGFAQYSLGARKSFTNKRGSIGLAAENFLTNGMGFTSVLNSAQFNQDFRQYIYNSSIRLTFSYKIGNLNGAKVKKGKSAGGEEEN, from the coding sequence ATGTGGCTTAAAATTACAGGGTTTCTTTCTTTTATAACTACGGGCATTACGTTGGCCCAAACCCCAACCGGCGTTTCCTCGCAACCCGTTCCGGCTCAATCGAGCCAACCGGCTACTACGCCAGTAGGCGAAGCGGCATTAAAAGGGAACGCAAAAATTTCAGGGTATGTCGTCGATTCTACGCTGACCAAAGTGGTCGAATATGCCAACATCGCCGTCTATAATACGGCTACCAATAAACTGGTTGATGGTGCTGTCGCCGATGATAAAGGTAAATTCACCCTCACCAAAGTAGCGCCCGGTACGTACAAATTGCTGATCTCTTTTCTGGGCTACAACGCCAAACCCATTGATAACGTAGTAATTGCTAAAGGTCAGATCAAGGATTTAGGCGTTATTAGGCTTAGTGCCAGCACCCGCACACTCAACGAAGTAACCGTGGCTGGAAAGAAAGCCCTGGTGGAAGACAAGGTCGACCGGCTGGTCTATAACGCGGATGTCGATCTGGCCGCAAAAGGAGGAGACGCTACGGATATTCTTAAGAAAGTGCCGATGTTATCCGTGGATTTATCGGGTAATGTCTCCTTACAGGGTAACGCCAACGTACGGGTGTTGATCAACAATAAGCCCTCGTCGATTCTGGCTGGAAATCTGGCCGATGCCCTGCGGCAGATTCCGGCTGATTTGATTAAAACGGTGGAAGTTATTACGAGCCCATCGGCTAAATACGATGCTGAAGGTTCCGGTGGTATTATCAACATCATCACCAAGAAAAACACCTTGCAGGGCTTGCACCTCGATGTGGATGGGGGTGTGGGTAACCGGGCCTCGACCCTGGGGTTGAATGGTAGTTTTCGAAAGGGTAAACTGGGCGTAAATTTGAACGGTAATGGCCGCGGTGTGTATAACAAATCAGGCTCCGATTTAGCCCAGACGACCTTTCTGGGTGAATCCATTGCGCCCGTTCGAACTCGCCAGCATTCAGATGGCTTCGATAACGGCCTGTTTGGGCAATATGCCTTGGGATTGGACTACGACATCGCTAAAAACCAGTCGCTCACCGGCGGGGTTCGATTTGGGGTGCGCAATCTGAGCCGAGATCAGCATCTGGCCACCAGTTTATTGAGCGGGGACATCGTGAAAGCGCCAACGAGACGGGATGTGAATAGCCAGGATTTGTCGAACTCGGTCGATATGAACATCGATTACCTGCATACCTATCCCGGCACAGGCGACGGTCCTACTCGCGAATTGAACATCTCCACGCAGTATAGCCAGAATCACCTGACCAATAATTTTGATGCGAATAATTTAGATACATTGGGCATCCTGACCACTCGGCAACGGAACCTAAACTTCAATACCAGTCAGGAGTTTGTTTTGCAATTGGATTACCAGACGCCCATCAGTCAAACCCAGCAAGTGGAATTTGGGGCTAAAGAAACCTACCGGCGCGTGAACAGTCAGTACCAGTACTTACTTGCGGGGCCAACCTCCGAGTATTCAGTTGATAGTCAGCGACCAGATGGCTCTCTAGTATACGACCAGAATATTGGGGCTGCTTATGTATCGTATACACTGACGACCTATGACAAGATCACGATTAAGGCAGGCACCCGTTATGAGTATACGAGTATCGAAGCATCGGCGGGAAAACAGGGAGCTATTTCGATTCCGAACTACGGTAAACTGGTACCCAGCATCAATCTCTCGAAAAAGCTGAATGAGTCAACTACGATTAAACTGGCTTACAATCGCCGGATTCAGCGTCCGAACGTTCAGGATTTGAACCCCAATTTCAACGCGGCCAATCCCTATAATGTTTCCATCGGTAACCCCTATTTAAAGCCGGAAATAACCGACCGGATCGAATTTGGCTACAGTACCTACGTCAAAAAAACCTATCTGAATCTGACGCTGTATACCCGCCTGAATCGGGATGATATTCAATCGATCAGCCAGCGCTCAGATACGTTGATTGGTGCAGTCGTGAGCCGTCGAACAAATATTGGTAAGGAATACAATTATGGTACCAATTTGTTCGCAACGGTAAATATTACCCCCCGATGGAGCGTTAACACGAACCTGGATATTATGTACCGATACATCAGCGGGTTCGCTCTGGATGTATCGGGACTATCGATCCCGCTCAGTAATACGGGCATTCGCTGGGGTGGCCGGTTCGATAGCCAGATACAATTCGACAAAGGCTGGGCCATTCAGGCTAATATTGGCTACCGAGGGAAGGATATCGCGTTGCAAGGGTATCGGATTGGATTTGCTCAGTATTCGTTGGGAGCCCGTAAATCATTCACTAACAAACGAGGTAGTATTGGATTAGCCGCCGAGAATTTTCTGACTAACGGTATGGGCTTCACTTCGGTGTTGAACTCCGCGCAATTCAATCAGGATTTCCGTCAGTATATCTACAACTCCAGCATCCGGCTGACATTTAGCTATAAAATCGGTAATCTGAACGGAGCTAAGGTGAAGAAAGGGAAATCGGCGGGCGGTGAGGAGGAAAATTAA
- a CDS encoding TolC family protein, with protein MQLYKRVIWVSFWFVFQAISSYGQDTLAHRNLAYYLDQGLANSPLLKENSNAITLNRLDSLLNIATNKPFVQAIGQYLYAPAGTNWGYDQATTNGGAYTGLIQANRNLLYRRNLRIQNALNAALRDLLVNTVRINQNDLQKSIVDLYLTAYQDYQQMVIFGDLYQIFSRQNEVLKELLRKALFNQSDYLAFRVDWQQSEVNYEGAKVQFLQDILTLNTLCNIPETGLVRLEKPDLALEARFMPDDNPYLLRYRYDSVIVERNRRVIDIFYRPSLDLVANAGTNAISSDLITKRLGYSIGLNFTMPIYNGNQRKLQYQKLDVEQLTIRNYRNQYLNRFNLQLRTVNEQLRVNQNLISITERQNTDVENLLTISQARLYRGDISAIDYLLIVQRFLNSKLTLNQLIIQRQRFINTFNYRNF; from the coding sequence ATGCAACTATATAAACGAGTCATATGGGTAAGTTTCTGGTTTGTCTTTCAAGCCATTTCCAGCTATGGACAGGATACGCTGGCTCACCGAAACCTGGCGTATTACCTGGATCAGGGACTGGCTAACAGCCCACTGCTGAAAGAGAATAGCAACGCCATTACCTTGAACAGGCTCGACAGTCTACTCAACATTGCGACCAACAAACCCTTTGTGCAGGCCATCGGGCAATACCTGTACGCACCGGCTGGCACAAACTGGGGCTACGATCAGGCGACGACCAATGGCGGAGCGTACACGGGGCTAATTCAGGCGAACCGAAACCTGCTTTACCGCCGAAACCTTCGAATCCAGAATGCGCTAAATGCTGCTCTTCGCGATTTGCTAGTCAATACCGTTCGTATCAATCAGAATGATCTCCAGAAATCCATTGTCGATCTCTACCTGACGGCCTATCAGGATTATCAGCAGATGGTCATTTTTGGGGATTTGTACCAGATTTTTTCTCGACAAAACGAGGTATTGAAAGAACTGCTTCGGAAAGCCTTATTCAATCAGTCAGACTACCTGGCGTTTCGGGTCGACTGGCAACAGAGCGAAGTGAACTATGAAGGCGCCAAAGTACAGTTTTTGCAGGATATTCTAACCCTTAACACACTCTGCAATATCCCTGAAACGGGGCTCGTACGACTTGAAAAACCCGATCTCGCACTAGAGGCCCGATTTATGCCCGACGACAACCCCTATTTATTACGCTACCGGTACGACAGCGTGATTGTGGAACGGAATCGCCGGGTTATCGATATTTTTTATCGCCCCTCGCTGGATCTGGTAGCCAATGCAGGGACCAATGCCATCAGCTCAGATTTGATTACCAAACGGCTTGGTTATAGCATCGGCCTGAATTTTACCATGCCCATCTATAATGGAAATCAGCGAAAGCTGCAATACCAGAAACTCGACGTCGAGCAGCTAACCATTCGGAATTATCGGAATCAGTACCTCAACCGATTCAATTTGCAGCTGCGAACGGTCAATGAGCAATTACGCGTCAATCAGAACCTGATAAGTATCACCGAACGGCAAAATACTGACGTCGAAAATTTATTGACGATCAGTCAGGCCCGACTGTACCGGGGCGACATATCGGCTATTGATTACCTGCTCATTGTGCAGCGCTTTCTGAATAGTAAGCTAACCCTGAATCAATTAATCATTCAGCGGCAACGGTTTATCAACACGTTCAACTATCGTAATTTCTAA
- a CDS encoding IS1 family transposase, whose protein sequence is MSLQSLECKHLTLRTRLKRLTRRTIFFSKSLVVLETKIGLFINQFFFADQRYQATTN, encoded by the coding sequence GTGTCCTTACAAAGTCTAGAGTGTAAGCATTTGACCCTTCGAACGCGATTAAAACGACTAACCCGCCGAACCATTTTCTTTTCCAAATCATTGGTAGTCCTCGAAACTAAAATCGGGTTGTTTATCAATCAGTTTTTCTTCGCTGATCAACGCTATCAAGCTACTACCAACTGA
- a CDS encoding PepSY-like domain-containing protein, with the protein MKTTLMSALVIFAMVHYASVAFTFPIVSTKPALTLSTIDVPAAVKATVAKLYPGAKGVKWEKEDGNYEAGFTHNGKELSLVIDATGNLIETETTIAVSALPASVRAYVAKHHAGKKIKEAAEIVDAKGKKTYEAEVGGKDLIFDEKGRFIK; encoded by the coding sequence ATGAAAACGACCTTAATGAGTGCGCTTGTCATTTTCGCAATGGTCCATTACGCATCGGTTGCCTTTACGTTTCCTATCGTTTCGACTAAGCCTGCGCTAACACTGAGTACTATTGATGTTCCGGCGGCCGTGAAAGCTACCGTTGCCAAACTTTATCCCGGTGCGAAGGGAGTGAAATGGGAGAAAGAAGATGGGAATTACGAAGCCGGTTTTACCCATAACGGTAAAGAGTTGTCGCTAGTGATTGACGCAACGGGTAACCTGATCGAAACCGAAACGACCATTGCCGTTTCGGCATTACCGGCATCTGTCCGTGCGTATGTTGCCAAACACCATGCTGGTAAAAAAATTAAGGAGGCTGCCGAAATCGTCGATGCGAAAGGTAAGAAAACCTACGAAGCCGAAGTCGGTGGTAAAGATCTGATTTTCGACGAGAAAGGTCGGTTCATTAAATAA
- a CDS encoding phosphatase PAP2 family protein: MTKPSRRFNTLFFYWLLLSWLFLFSLVTANGQPVTNKFQSASKDSLSAGFPTFRWVAPAVLTGTGLALSPNYPNSHFDRFYVRSELQATIHFRTHADDYLQYGPAIAWAGLSVAGIKGHSQLLDRVFIGLLAYGMSTVAVFGLKHATNELRPDGTDMYSFPSGHTANAFTGASLLDREFRDVSPWIPIGGYTMATTTGLLRMTNDRHWVSDVLVGAGIGLLSTEVAYRAYPWLKRKFSRHKVTPH; this comes from the coding sequence ATGACCAAACCAAGCAGGCGATTTAATACGCTTTTTTTTTACTGGCTGCTGCTCAGTTGGCTTTTTCTATTTTCACTGGTCACCGCCAATGGGCAACCCGTAACTAACAAATTTCAATCAGCGTCCAAGGATAGCCTCTCTGCTGGTTTCCCTACATTTCGATGGGTCGCTCCAGCGGTGCTGACCGGTACGGGATTAGCCTTATCCCCCAATTATCCTAACAGTCACTTCGATCGGTTTTATGTTCGGAGTGAGCTGCAGGCTACCATTCATTTCCGCACGCATGCAGACGATTATCTGCAATATGGACCGGCTATAGCCTGGGCGGGTTTGAGTGTAGCAGGCATCAAAGGTCACTCGCAACTCCTTGATCGGGTGTTTATTGGCCTGCTTGCCTATGGAATGAGTACTGTCGCGGTTTTCGGATTGAAACATGCCACGAATGAACTACGGCCCGATGGAACGGATATGTACTCATTTCCATCGGGTCATACGGCCAATGCGTTTACAGGAGCGAGTTTGCTGGATCGGGAGTTTCGTGACGTTAGCCCCTGGATTCCCATTGGGGGGTATACTATGGCCACAACGACCGGCCTTTTACGAATGACGAATGATCGACACTGGGTTTCAGATGTACTGGTGGGAGCGGGTATTGGGCTACTCTCTACTGAAGTAGCGTATCGGGCCTATCCATGGCTGAAACGCAAATTCAGTCGGCATAAAGTTACCCCTCATTGA
- a CDS encoding HAMP domain-containing sensor histidine kinase: MKLLHKTTLYLLLAALPIALAGIFVLNGFIHRDLVHEIDELLANELTQVQEQLGRHPPNAADLPGWDPNVQITLTLVPRHSSPIYIDTVVTTLSDKEPSLVRMLLATHSVGNRHYQIALQQSYLEFDEIAQTLSVGVIVCFLVVLALLVLADILVTRRIWQPFYGIIRQLKQYRIDGPDDAAFPTSDVYEFTLLSQSFDEMSRRSRRQYAQQKQFTDNASHEMQTPLSVLSFELDLLLQSERLNEADLDHIQRSQQAVKRLSAMNQSLLLLARIDNQQFIHNESVALVELVDQIITGYSDYATHKGITLKRLFTQQPSRLMNRQLADVLFSNLIKNAIRHGDPNSSILVQIGSNQFMITNQGDPLPFPVEQLFDRFVRNQALPQSTGLGLALVKEIAEQYGMKVHYSYLATQRRHLFQVDF, encoded by the coding sequence ATGAAACTACTTCATAAAACCACACTCTATCTACTGCTGGCAGCCTTGCCGATTGCGTTGGCGGGTATTTTTGTGCTAAACGGGTTTATTCACCGGGATCTGGTACACGAGATTGACGAGCTACTGGCCAATGAGCTTACGCAGGTGCAGGAGCAACTTGGAAGGCATCCACCTAATGCTGCAGATCTGCCCGGCTGGGACCCTAATGTTCAGATCACGCTGACATTAGTCCCCCGGCATTCATCTCCCATCTATATTGATACAGTTGTTACAACATTAAGCGACAAAGAACCTTCCCTTGTTCGAATGCTGCTGGCAACCCACTCGGTGGGGAATCGCCACTACCAAATTGCGCTGCAACAGTCGTATCTGGAGTTTGATGAAATCGCCCAGACTTTATCCGTAGGGGTGATTGTCTGTTTCCTGGTTGTGCTGGCCCTATTGGTACTAGCCGATATTCTGGTGACTCGGCGCATCTGGCAACCTTTTTACGGAATTATCCGGCAATTGAAACAGTACCGGATCGACGGCCCGGATGACGCAGCCTTTCCGACCAGCGATGTTTACGAGTTTACATTGCTAAGTCAATCCTTCGATGAGATGAGCCGCCGATCTCGCCGTCAGTACGCCCAGCAGAAGCAATTTACCGACAATGCGTCACACGAGATGCAGACGCCTTTAAGTGTGCTTTCATTCGAATTAGACTTGCTGCTTCAGTCGGAAAGACTAAACGAAGCGGACCTTGACCACATTCAGCGTTCCCAGCAGGCCGTTAAGCGACTCTCGGCCATGAATCAGTCGCTACTCTTGCTAGCCAGGATTGATAATCAGCAATTTATCCACAATGAATCCGTGGCGCTGGTAGAACTTGTCGATCAGATAATAACCGGATATTCCGACTATGCAACCCACAAAGGAATAACCCTTAAACGCCTCTTTACGCAGCAGCCCAGCCGTCTTATGAACCGGCAATTGGCCGATGTTCTCTTTTCAAATCTGATCAAAAACGCGATTCGCCATGGTGATCCGAATAGTTCGATCCTAGTTCAGATCGGATCGAACCAGTTCATGATCACCAATCAGGGCGACCCGCTTCCGTTTCCAGTCGAGCAATTGTTTGATCGGTTTGTCCGCAATCAAGCCTTGCCGCAGTCCACGGGTCTGGGCTTAGCCCTGGTCAAAGAAATTGCTGAGCAGTATGGCATGAAGGTACATTATTCCTACTTGGCAACCCAGCGTCGGCACCTGTTTCAGGTGGATTTCTGA
- a CDS encoding FecR family protein, with product MSREISIKEMHEILDRFKRGECSAAENAKIIKWYNLLGENVNDHFDEETSALIKQKLWVGITTTIDAGKNELFEKRPFYLRPYFQIAASISIIFLLLVSLLQLSNNQLQVTKSENSVLAPQHSQMFANDSKRVKMVLLNDGTSVQLQPHASISFATAPNTNQRIAVLEGEAFFDVFHDKTRPFSVYSGGIVTRVLGTSFSINKNKRNGEIVVSVRSGRVSVTKENSQKSSAKKAEVILTPNQKAIYSAKMDKITTSIVAHPVMLKETDSQKLMEFDETPVSEILTKLENLYGINIEFDRAKLIDCRITVVFLDEDLFERLTLISKLIGASYTVSNTEVVFASQGCK from the coding sequence ATGAGTCGTGAAATAAGTATAAAGGAAATGCACGAGATCCTCGATCGTTTCAAGAGGGGCGAGTGTAGTGCAGCAGAAAACGCCAAAATTATAAAATGGTACAATTTATTGGGCGAAAATGTAAATGACCACTTCGATGAGGAGACGTCAGCTCTTATAAAACAGAAATTATGGGTTGGCATTACGACTACAATTGATGCCGGTAAAAATGAGCTTTTCGAAAAGAGACCTTTCTACTTGCGGCCATACTTCCAAATTGCGGCATCAATCTCCATAATTTTCTTGCTTTTAGTTAGTCTCCTTCAACTTAGCAATAACCAACTTCAAGTTACAAAATCTGAGAATTCTGTTTTAGCACCGCAGCATTCCCAAATGTTTGCCAACGATAGCAAGCGTGTTAAAATGGTGTTGCTTAATGATGGTACTTCGGTCCAACTGCAACCTCACGCGAGCATTTCATTTGCAACTGCCCCGAATACGAACCAACGGATTGCCGTTTTGGAGGGCGAAGCTTTTTTTGATGTTTTTCACGATAAAACCCGACCTTTTTCTGTGTATTCGGGAGGCATCGTTACCAGAGTATTAGGTACTAGTTTTTCGATAAACAAGAATAAGCGCAACGGTGAAATTGTGGTTAGTGTTAGATCAGGAAGGGTATCGGTAACAAAAGAAAACAGTCAGAAATCGAGCGCTAAAAAAGCGGAAGTAATTCTTACACCCAATCAAAAAGCAATTTACAGCGCCAAAATGGACAAAATTACTACTTCTATTGTGGCGCATCCGGTGATGTTGAAAGAAACGGATTCTCAAAAACTAATGGAATTTGATGAAACCCCAGTAAGTGAAATCTTGACAAAACTGGAAAACCTATACGGTATTAATATTGAATTTGATAGGGCCAAGCTAATCGACTGTAGAATAACGGTAGTCTTTTTGGATGAGGATTTATTCGAACGCCTTACCCTTATATCCAAACTCATTGGGGCTTCCTATACGGTAAGCAATACAGAAGTCGTGTTTGCTTCGCAAGGTTGCAAGTAG
- a CDS encoding HlyD family efflux transporter periplasmic adaptor subunit, whose amino-acid sequence MPQRMINPMYPFGLLLALLLTGCGSLSTTDTSSGSQSADSNAPNPKTPVDITTVKADSFRVEKTFRGMTYYLTSGDIKSPIAGYVTKVYVKIGDKLQKGTPLFGLETKETYALGGKNYLNDPTLKDIGKLTIRAPDAGLVTLVQAEENEYVQDGTVLATFSAPDMFVFLIEVPVEQDTAVHVGSVCSIQLPNGRRIGGRIFRTLAIADSLSQTERFVIKPDHPMVLPARLQLAITFTQQQHNQAQSLPKDAVLANELQTEFWVMKLLNDTTAVKVPIKIGLQRETRIEILSPRFKPQDRFVSKGGYGLADKASITINRPTHAH is encoded by the coding sequence ATGCCTCAACGTATGATAAACCCAATGTATCCCTTCGGACTGCTTCTGGCGCTACTTCTAACCGGCTGCGGCTCGTTGTCAACGACCGATACAAGTTCAGGTTCGCAATCGGCTGACTCCAACGCGCCGAACCCCAAAACGCCCGTTGATATCACGACCGTTAAAGCCGATTCGTTTCGGGTTGAAAAAACGTTTCGGGGTATGACGTACTATCTCACTAGTGGCGATATTAAATCGCCGATTGCTGGCTACGTGACTAAAGTATACGTCAAAATTGGTGACAAGCTCCAGAAAGGAACCCCTTTATTTGGCCTGGAAACCAAGGAAACCTACGCGCTCGGTGGTAAAAATTACCTCAATGATCCAACGCTTAAAGACATTGGCAAACTGACCATCCGTGCTCCGGACGCGGGTCTGGTTACATTGGTGCAGGCGGAGGAGAATGAGTATGTGCAGGACGGCACTGTGCTGGCCACCTTTTCGGCTCCCGACATGTTTGTCTTTCTAATCGAGGTGCCCGTTGAACAGGACACAGCGGTGCATGTGGGCAGCGTATGCAGCATTCAATTGCCGAATGGTCGGCGCATTGGCGGGCGAATTTTCCGCACGCTCGCCATCGCTGATTCGCTCTCCCAAACCGAGCGATTCGTCATTAAACCCGACCACCCGATGGTACTGCCAGCCCGTCTTCAACTGGCTATTACGTTTACCCAGCAGCAGCATAACCAGGCGCAGTCGTTGCCCAAGGACGCCGTTCTGGCCAACGAACTCCAGACCGAATTCTGGGTCATGAAGCTACTTAACGATACCACCGCCGTTAAAGTCCCCATCAAAATTGGTCTCCAGCGCGAAACACGTATTGAAATTCTTAGCCCCCGATTTAAGCCACAGGATCGCTTTGTCAGCAAAGGGGGGTATGGCCTGGCTGATAAGGCATCGATCACCATAAATCGTCCCACCCATGCCCACTGA
- a CDS encoding response regulator transcription factor: MKILLIEDEPSLLGAMRQYLEGEHYNVSTADNFRAASLKVHDYAYDCIIVDITLPDGNGLAIVKELKEVHSQAGIIIVSAKNSLDDKLSGLELGADDYLTKPFHLPELNARIRSLMRRRQHEGEMNLVFGAITVIPSRKQVQVGNQPVDLTVKEYELLLFLATNKNRLLSKAVIVEHVWGDYMDGFDSHDFLYTHVRNLRKKLLDAGGPDYITTRYGAGYIFTVG; this comes from the coding sequence ATGAAAATTTTGCTGATTGAAGATGAACCGTCACTACTGGGTGCTATGCGGCAATATCTGGAGGGGGAACATTACAACGTATCGACCGCGGATAATTTCCGCGCAGCCTCCCTGAAGGTGCACGATTATGCCTACGATTGTATTATAGTAGATATTACCCTGCCCGATGGCAATGGATTAGCGATTGTGAAAGAACTGAAGGAAGTGCATTCGCAGGCCGGAATTATTATCGTCTCGGCAAAGAATTCGCTGGATGATAAACTATCAGGACTGGAACTAGGAGCTGACGACTACCTGACCAAACCCTTTCATTTGCCCGAACTCAACGCCCGTATTCGCTCGCTGATGCGCAGGCGACAGCACGAAGGGGAAATGAATCTCGTGTTTGGAGCGATTACGGTGATTCCCTCCCGCAAACAGGTTCAGGTAGGCAATCAGCCGGTCGATCTGACCGTGAAGGAATATGAACTGCTGCTATTTTTGGCCACCAATAAAAATCGTCTCTTATCAAAAGCCGTCATTGTTGAACACGTTTGGGGCGATTATATGGACGGATTCGATTCCCACGATTTTCTGTATACCCATGTGCGGAATCTCCGCAAAAAACTACTTGATGCGGGCGGCCCGGATTACATCACCACGCGCTACGGGGCTGGCTACATTTTCACGGTAGGCTAA